The Abditibacteriaceae bacterium sequence CCTTTCTTACTTGCGATACGCCATTTTCAAGCGCGCCGCGGAGAAAGCGACCGCTTGTTTGGCTTTGGCGACGACGGCGCCCTGTCCGAAGAACTCATGCGCGACGTTGCGATACAACCGATATTCCACCGGCACGCCCGCCGAGCGCAGCTTCACAACATACTGAATGCCCTGCGATTGCAGCGGGTCGATTTCGGCAGCAACAACCGTCGCAGCGGGCAAGCCGCGCAAATTCGCTTTCAAAGGCGACGCATACGGATTGTTGATGTCGTTCGGATTTTTCAGGTAATGCCCACGGAACCATGCCAGCATCGGCGTATCCAGCGGCTTGGCTTTGGCGTATTTGACAACGCTCGGCTGATCCGAGGTTTCCCACGTCGTGACAGGATAAACCAGCAACTGGTGAACCGGCATCTTCCCCCGGCGGTCGCGTGCCATGAGACAAACCACCGTCGCCAAGTTGCCACCGGCACTTTCACCGGAAACCGCCACGCGGCGGGGGTCGCCGCCGTGATTCTGAATGTTGTTCATCGCCCATTGCGTTGCGGCGTAAGCATCTTCAGGGGCTGCCGGAAACGGATTCTCTGGTGCCTGACGATACGCGACAGAAATAACCATCGCTTTTGCGGCATTGCTCAATGCCCGGCACGACGGATCATAGGTGTCGAGGTTGGCGAATACAAAACCGCCGCCATGAAAATACATCAGAACCGGCAGGTTCTTGGCTTTCGCCATACCGCGCGGGCGATAAACGCGCGACAAGATCTGGCGGCCATCGGGTGTGCGAATCACCAGATGAGAAACATCCCCGACTGGCTCAAAAACCGGCTTCGATCGCTTGGACAAAAGCGACATCACGGCCGTTGTTGGCGAGGGCAAATTGCGCGCATTGTGTGGCGTGAGAAAACGAACCGGCGGACTGTTAAAAGTCGTGAGTTCATCGAGCACACGCTTTTGCTGGGCATCGACACGAATCGTCGTGTTGCCCATTTTCATCGGGACATTTGGAGCAGCGTGAATTTTTGGGGCTGCAAAAGCAGCTGCGACAACCACAGCGACGGCGAAGTGTTTCTTCTCGAACATAGTGTTTCTCCTGGACTGAGCCGCGCGACGAAATGCGAGTTTCGGGCCAGAATTTATACTGCGAGTCATGAACTATTTCGATCACGCCGCTTCGACACCGCTGTGCGGGGAAGCTTTCGATGCGATGATGCCGTTTTTGCGCGAAGAATATGGCAATCCCTCGTCGCTGCATCACAAAGGCAAAACGGCACGATTCGCCGTCGAAGAAGCGCGCGAACGCGTGGCACGTTTGCTCAACGCGCGCCCTGCCGAAATCACGCTCAATTCAGGCGCGACCGAAGGTTGCAATCACGCGCTCAAAGGCGTAGCGCGTCGATTCGCAGCGCGCGGCAAGCACATCGTCACAACGCAAATTGAACACGATGCCGTGCTTCACGTGGCCCAAAGTCTGGAGCGAGAAGGGTTCGAGGTTTCCTACGTCGCGCCCGAAAGCGATGGCATTGTGCGCGCGTCTGCTATTGAAGCTGTGCTTCGTCCCGACACCATTCTGGTTTCGGTGATGCATGCCAACAATGAAATGGGCACGATTCAGCCTGTCGAGGAAATCGGCGCGCTGTGTCGAGCGCGCGGCATTTTGATGCACACCGACGCGTGCCAGACCGCCGGCCATATTCCGATTGATGTGCAAACGCTGAATGTCGATTTGCTGACGATTTCGGGACACAAATTCTACGGCACAAAAGGCGCGGGCGCTCTGTGGATGCGGCGGGGGGTGCGCCTCGCGCCACTTGTTGAGGGGGGAACGCAACAAAAAGGACGGCGCGCCGGAACCGAAAATGTCCCTTCACTGGTGGCGATGGGCGTCGCGGCTCTGGTTGCACTCAATGCTTTGCAAAACGGCGAGGAAGCGCGCGTCGCTGCGCTACGCGACCGACTTATTGCAGGTGTTGAAGCGCACGCTGTGGGCGCGCATCTCAATGGACACCGTCAGAAGCGCGTGCCCGGAATAGCCAACTTTTCGTTTGAAGGAATCGAAGGCGAAGGCTTGATTCTCGAGCTCGACGCGCGCGGTGGTTTTTGTCTTTCCACCGGTTCGGCGTGCGCGGCGGGCAGCCTCGATCCGTCGCCGGTCTTGCTGGCGATTGGTCTTGAAACCGGACTCGCGCGCGCGGGCACGCGCTTTTCGCTCGGTCGCGGTAACACCGAGGCCGAAGTCGATGCGCTTGTTGCCCTCTTGCCTAAAGTTCTCGATTCGCTGCGGGCGCTTTCGCCCGAATCGCGCGTTTGTTCGCCGACACCAGAGTCGCGCGTTTAAAGGCGACGGTCGATTTCGACTGTACTTCGTGGTAATCTCGCGGCGATGATTTTTGATTCTTTCGATTTAACAGGACGCGCCGCTTTACTGACTGGCGCCGGACGCGGCATCGGGCTTGGCATCGCGCGCGCTTTGCACGAGGCCGGTTGCGCTGTGGCCATTCAAGATATTGAATTAGACGTCGCGCAGCGAGCGGCAGACGAATTAGGTGCAAAAGCGATTGCGCTCGGCGGCGACATCGGCGATGTCGCCTGTACCTCCAATCTGGTGGAAGAAACCCTTTCGCAGTTAGGCAGTTTCGACATTCTGGTGAACAATGCCGCGATTCAATCGCGCGGCGATTGGACAGCGATTTCCGCAGAGGAAATGGAACGTCAGTGGCGCGTCAATGTTTCCGCGCCCGTACTTCTCAGCGGCACAGCGGCGACGCATTTCAAAGCGCAAAAGTGGGGACGAATCCTCAATATCGGCAGCATCCAGGGAACCAAAGGCAACGTCGATATGCTGCCCTACTCGATTAGCAAAGGCGCGATGCAAACCTTAACGCGGGCGCTCGCACGTGACCTGGCATCGGACGGCATCACAGTGAATTGTCTCGCACCGGGCTATTTCAACACCTACCGCAACCGCGACGAGTTTCCCGACGAAGAAGAAAAAGTGCGACGCGGAAAATGGGTTCCGATGGGACGCGTCGGCGAACCCGAAGATTGTGCGGGACTGGCTTTACTTCTATGCAGCGATGCCGGAAGTTACATCACCGGCCAAACAATTCTGGTCGATGGCGGAATGGGCGTGCGGTAGGTTTGCAGCAAAGTACGGTCGTTTTCGACTGTACTTCCAATGCCATGATGCGTTATCTCAACCTGTACCGTTCGTTTGTCGGCAACTGCCTCGCACGCACGCTGGAATTTCGCGCGCAGTTTTTTGCGGGCATTTTTGCGTATCTGGTGTGGAACGGCGTGACGCTGCTTTTTATCAGCGCCGTGTTTGGCAGCGTCGGCGCGGTGCGCGGCTGGACGCGCGAGGAAATGTGGGTTCTGCTCGGCACCTGCGTCATGTTGGAATCGCTGTGCTACGGCTTGATTGGCCCGAACATGTGGCGTTTTTCGGATTCCGTGCGTGACGGCGGCCTCGATTTAATTCTCACCAAGCCGGTTTCGGTTCAATTTTTCACCTCGCTACGCTATCTCGATTTCAGCGGCACGATGAACGTTTTTGCGGGTGGCGCCCTGCTCGCTTACGGCCTAAAACAGGCGAACATCTCGCCTTCGCTGGGGCAATGGCTGCTCTGGTTCGCGTTGCTGGTCTGCGCGTTCGCGCTCGCTTATAGCGTTTGGTTTTTCTGTGTTTCTTGGAGCATTTGGGCCGTAAAACTGGAAAGTGTCGCCGTCATTTTCGACCCGATGATGCAAATGGCGCGCTTTCCCGTACAGATTTATCCGGCGCGACTGCAATCGCTCTTTACTTTTGTGCTGCCGGTCGCTTTTCTCACGACGTATCCGGCTCAGGCGCTTCTTGGACGCACCGGTGTGGCGACGCTGGGCTGGGCTGCGTTTTTCGCCGTCACCGCACTGTTTCTGCTCAATAAATTCTTTCACTTTGCACTGCGCTTTTATGGAAGCGCCAGTTCGTAAATCGTAGATAAGCCAAAACGGTGCAACGCAGGGACGACTTAAAGCGCCTGTACTCGCTGACAACAACAATTTTTGCTTGGGAACGTCAAACAAGCTGCTGTACGACTGCCTTCACGCCGGAGACCTTATGATTTCGCCCCTTCGTTATTCGATGCTTGCTTTCGCAACGTGCATTGCGCCGGTTATCTTCACCACGGCCCATTCCGCCGAAAAGCCTTCAGCTCAAGCGGTGCCTTACCAGGCATCGCGCGTTGCAGGCGTTCGCGTCCGCAGCGTCCCGATGCGGAGCGCAACTGCAGGTGCAGCTTCGGTTTATCGCCGTCCGGGGACAGTTGCCCCGCGAGGTTTGGCCAACGGACGCAATCGCAACCCGGCGAAGATTCGCCCGTTGCGTGGCGGTGGCGTTGTCGCAAAAGTTGACCGAAGTTGGCACGCCGAATCGCGCGCAGTTGTCGTCAACGGGCGCGTTTACACGGTGTGTAACAATGCCGCTCACGGCGGCCAAACGCACTACCACGACGCAAAAGGAACGGCACGTTCTGTTCGTTAACTGTTTTTCGGCATGAAGTACAGTCGAATTCGACCGTACCTTTGGAATCGTTATGAAACTGCCTTTTTCTTTTCGCGCATTCGCCGTAGTTGCTGCTCTGGGCTGTAGTTTGTGGAGCGCACATTCGGCAAACGCCGCTGTTGTTAATGTGACTTACACCGACAGCGCGGGTGAGGGTTTCAATGACCCGACACTGGGCGCGGCGCGGCGCGCGGCCTTTGAAGCCGCTGCCGGTTTCTGGGGCGGGCGCCTTTCGAGTACGGTCGAAATTGATGTCGATGCGCACTTCGATTCTCTCGGCGGCGCCAGCAACAGCGCGACTTTGGCAACCTGTGGCCCCAGTGGTTTTCTGCGCGATTGGGGAAGTTCGGCAAGCCCATTTCAAGCTTCGACGTTTTATCCGCAAGCCCTCGCCGACAAGCTCGCTGGTAAAGATCTCGATCCTGACGACTTCGATATGGAAGTAACGTGCAACGCTGATGTCGATAATCAAACTGTTCTTGGTGCGACCGATTGGTATTACGGAACTGACGGCAATCGCGGTGGAGACATCGATTTCTTTTCCACTGTAATCCACGAACTGGGACACGGACTCGGATTTATCGACACCATCGATTCCAACGGTGCTTTTTTGCTCGACGGCGTGCGTCCGGCTATTTACGACCGTTTTCTTGAAAACGGCAATATCAAGCTGACTTCGCTGACACAAAGCCAGCGGGCATCGGCGCTCATCAGTACGCAACTTTTCTTCAACGGTTCACAAACACGCGCCGCCAACGGCGGTCTCGCGGCGCGGCTTTATGCGCCGGCGGTTTTGGAAGGAGGCTCCTCAGTCAGTCATCTCGATGAAACGACTTTCTCGGGCAATAACGAAAGCATGACGCCCTATGCGACCGGTCTGGCTCACGATCCCGGCCCGGTTGCCAGCGCCATTTTTCGGGACATGGGCTGGGGCGTTGGTGCCTCCGACACCACGCCGCCTGTGGTGACAGCGTCGTATCCGACAGCTGGAGTTTTGACCGGTTTCACCCTCCCCGGCGCGGGCACTGCCACCGACTCGCTCGGAATCGGCACGCGTTTGGTGCCCGGTGTCTCGGTTCTGCTACGCCTCGATTCGGACAATATCTTCTGGAACAGCACCGGCCAATTCTGGCAATCGTCATCGGCGGGCTTTGAACCAAAAATCCCTTCAACCTTTAATGCGGCAACAGGAGCTTGGGGCGTGGCGCAAAGCGCGTGGCCCAGTGGATTCAACCTTTTCGACCGCGAGAATTACACCTTATTTGTCGTTGCTTCAGATACTGCCGGAAATAAGACGACACTGCAGCGCGCGATTCGCATCGATAAGAACCCACCCACAGTTGCTTGGTCACCCTTAACCAACGGACAAACCGTCACCGATTTGACGAATATCGGTGGTTCGATTGCACTTGCCAGTAGAGTGCAATTCCAGATTATCGAGCAGAATGCGCCAGCAACGAATCGTTTCTGGAATGGCAGCGCGTGGCAAAACGCCAATGCCGACGGAACGGGGCCATTCTTGAGCGGCGCAATGAGTGGAAGCACATGGAATCGTGGGACAACGGTTTTGCCTACCGCGGCCCAACTGCGAATAGGCGCGTATCGACTTGTGGTGCGGGCGACCAACAGCTTTGGTACTTCGGTAGAAGCGTCGATTGGGGTTTCCCGAATCGCAGTCGATATCATAGCGCCAACCTTAGTCTTTGTTACACCGGCAAACCTCTCGGCAGTAAATACTCTCACAATACTTTCGGGCACAGTGGCAGATAATGCCGGTGGTTCGGGCGTGACTAGTGTGTCGGTGCAGATGCGTCGTGCCAGCGACGGTCGCTACTGGAATGGCACCTCATGGAGCACAACGAGTGCGACTATCGCAGCAAAGATGGGAGTTTCTCCGGGTGACACGCCCACATGGCGCCTCACCGACAAACTTCCTATCGGCACCAACCTGATCGAAACGCAGTACAACCTGTTTGCGAAACCGCGCGATGCAGCGGGCAATATCGGCCAGGCGGTTGCTCACAGCTTTAGCTTCGATGCGACAGCACCGACGATCTCGATAACCGCACCAATCAGCGGCACCATCAGTTCACTGCCTGCGATTAACGGCACGGCGAGCGATGCACGTTCGGGTGTTGCGAAAGTCACGTTTACACTCCGACGCAACATCGATAATACATTCTGGCGCGGCACCAGCTGGGGCGCGCAGGTTACGCTATCGACGAATTTATCGGGCAGCAACTGGAGCAATAAAGGCTTGCTTCCCACCGGCTCGAATTTGCTGAACGGAACTTACACCTTAACTGCGACATCAACCGATAAAGCAACCAATACAAAAACGCTCGTGCGCACATTCACTGTCGCGGCTGGCGGTTCGACAGCTTCGGCATCGGCTTCATCCGTCGCGCTTTCGAGTGCTTCGGCTAATACTTCTGGCGCAATTTCGCTCGTTTTCACTGGCGCGTTGGGTGCGGGATCGGCCAACACCGAAAGTTACAACGCAACTGTTG is a genomic window containing:
- a CDS encoding alpha/beta hydrolase, with product MFEKKHFAVAVVVAAAFAAPKIHAAPNVPMKMGNTTIRVDAQQKRVLDELTTFNSPPVRFLTPHNARNLPSPTTAVMSLLSKRSKPVFEPVGDVSHLVIRTPDGRQILSRVYRPRGMAKAKNLPVLMYFHGGGFVFANLDTYDPSCRALSNAAKAMVISVAYRQAPENPFPAAPEDAYAATQWAMNNIQNHGGDPRRVAVSGESAGGNLATVVCLMARDRRGKMPVHQLLVYPVTTWETSDQPSVVKYAKAKPLDTPMLAWFRGHYLKNPNDINNPYASPLKANLRGLPAATVVAAEIDPLQSQGIQYVVKLRSAGVPVEYRLYRNVAHEFFGQGAVVAKAKQAVAFSAARLKMAYRK
- a CDS encoding cysteine desulfurase family protein, with the translated sequence MNYFDHAASTPLCGEAFDAMMPFLREEYGNPSSLHHKGKTARFAVEEARERVARLLNARPAEITLNSGATEGCNHALKGVARRFAARGKHIVTTQIEHDAVLHVAQSLEREGFEVSYVAPESDGIVRASAIEAVLRPDTILVSVMHANNEMGTIQPVEEIGALCRARGILMHTDACQTAGHIPIDVQTLNVDLLTISGHKFYGTKGAGALWMRRGVRLAPLVEGGTQQKGRRAGTENVPSLVAMGVAALVALNALQNGEEARVAALRDRLIAGVEAHAVGAHLNGHRQKRVPGIANFSFEGIEGEGLILELDARGGFCLSTGSACAAGSLDPSPVLLAIGLETGLARAGTRFSLGRGNTEAEVDALVALLPKVLDSLRALSPESRVCSPTPESRV
- a CDS encoding SDR family oxidoreductase; its protein translation is MIFDSFDLTGRAALLTGAGRGIGLGIARALHEAGCAVAIQDIELDVAQRAADELGAKAIALGGDIGDVACTSNLVEETLSQLGSFDILVNNAAIQSRGDWTAISAEEMERQWRVNVSAPVLLSGTAATHFKAQKWGRILNIGSIQGTKGNVDMLPYSISKGAMQTLTRALARDLASDGITVNCLAPGYFNTYRNRDEFPDEEEKVRRGKWVPMGRVGEPEDCAGLALLLCSDAGSYITGQTILVDGGMGVR
- a CDS encoding ABC-2 family transporter protein, encoding MMRYLNLYRSFVGNCLARTLEFRAQFFAGIFAYLVWNGVTLLFISAVFGSVGAVRGWTREEMWVLLGTCVMLESLCYGLIGPNMWRFSDSVRDGGLDLILTKPVSVQFFTSLRYLDFSGTMNVFAGGALLAYGLKQANISPSLGQWLLWFALLVCAFALAYSVWFFCVSWSIWAVKLESVAVIFDPMMQMARFPVQIYPARLQSLFTFVLPVAFLTTYPAQALLGRTGVATLGWAAFFAVTALFLLNKFFHFALRFYGSASS
- a CDS encoding Ig-like domain-containing protein → MKLPFSFRAFAVVAALGCSLWSAHSANAAVVNVTYTDSAGEGFNDPTLGAARRAAFEAAAGFWGGRLSSTVEIDVDAHFDSLGGASNSATLATCGPSGFLRDWGSSASPFQASTFYPQALADKLAGKDLDPDDFDMEVTCNADVDNQTVLGATDWYYGTDGNRGGDIDFFSTVIHELGHGLGFIDTIDSNGAFLLDGVRPAIYDRFLENGNIKLTSLTQSQRASALISTQLFFNGSQTRAANGGLAARLYAPAVLEGGSSVSHLDETTFSGNNESMTPYATGLAHDPGPVASAIFRDMGWGVGASDTTPPVVTASYPTAGVLTGFTLPGAGTATDSLGIGTRLVPGVSVLLRLDSDNIFWNSTGQFWQSSSAGFEPKIPSTFNAATGAWGVAQSAWPSGFNLFDRENYTLFVVASDTAGNKTTLQRAIRIDKNPPTVAWSPLTNGQTVTDLTNIGGSIALASRVQFQIIEQNAPATNRFWNGSAWQNANADGTGPFLSGAMSGSTWNRGTTVLPTAAQLRIGAYRLVVRATNSFGTSVEASIGVSRIAVDIIAPTLVFVTPANLSAVNTLTILSGTVADNAGGSGVTSVSVQMRRASDGRYWNGTSWSTTSATIAAKMGVSPGDTPTWRLTDKLPIGTNLIETQYNLFAKPRDAAGNIGQAVAHSFSFDATAPTISITAPISGTISSLPAINGTASDARSGVAKVTFTLRRNIDNTFWRGTSWGAQVTLSTNLSGSNWSNKGLLPTGSNLLNGTYTLTATSTDKATNTKTLVRTFTVAAGGSTASASASSVALSSASANTSGAISLVFTGALGAGSANTESYNATVDGVALDLASATQPSTSTVVLSSEPLPAGTRINLNYNVPDAQGRLVSGTATITVR